The genomic stretch TGAGGTGGCTTGGGACAAAATTTAAGTGGACAAATTCGTCCCTGAAGTGCCAAACGACGCCGTTTCCATCACTGAGCCCTATTTCATCCAAACGCAAGGTGAAACTCATGGCCGCTGCTTGTGCGATCGTCCATGATGAGCGAGGGGGGTTCTTCATGCACAAGACCTGGACGGGGATCTTCATGCGCTGTTGCAGGAGGTCGTGATCCAGATGGGGTTGCGCCGAAGTGCTTCTGCGGCGTTTATGCCATTCTTTACAAGTCAAGAACAGCATCTAATCCCAATAGGATGTTTTTCAGGTGTCCCTTCTTCAAGGTGAGCAATTATTTTGTATAGCAATTGGATGAGAGTGTTCTATGTCTAATTATGGTGTTATCTGAAAAATTGCTCCAGGTTAAAGAACGGTGTTGCCGGTATTTTGTCTGGCTTGATGAACACTTGAAAAAAATTAGGGCCATGGAGTCTGAAGTATTGGGTGCTGTGGATGATGTTGGAGGTGTAGACATTGAAGATCAAGTGCTGCGAAGTCaggaattagaaaaaaaaaattcaactgGTGCGAAGCCATGAACTggagaaaaaaatgaaagagtTGGAGAGGAAACTGTTATGTatggagaaggagaaaaaaatgAGTATGTGGCAGATTGCTTTGATTAGTGTAGTTTTTGTTGTTGCTATATGTTTCTTAAAGTGGTGAGGATGATGAGTTGATGTACAATGTTGATGATGTAATGAAAATTGCCATTGTTGGCTATTCAATGAAAATTGCCattattgaagaaaaaataAGGTATTAATTGTGTGAATCAGCTATTATATAAGATAGTAATTCTGCATATATTATGAGCAAAATATGAACAACAATGTATCTGTCTTAATCCAAAATATAAACAAGTTTGTCACAAAATAACAAAACATCTGGTTGGCATATAAACAAGTTTGCCAAACTACAATAAGTAGACAGTGTTGTTTAATTCATACGTAAGACTATGACAAAAAACAGAAATTCATTCAGTGGTGTTCAGTTCTTCTAATTCTTGGATCCAGCAGTTGGGATGAAATTCATTCCTATGGCCTCACTGCCAACGACTTTGAAAGTCTCCTCTGATGTAGCGACATTGGCACTGGTGCTTTGAGTCTGGGTGGTATCCGAGGGTGGAGTTGGAGGTGGATTTGCACTTGCTTGGGGCCTTCTGATTGTCTGCTTGGGTTTGAATTTGGAGGCAGCAGCTGGGGTTTTGGTTTGACCCATTCTTGGCAGCTGGGATGGAGGCCTGAATGGAGTTTGGACTGGAGCGGATGGTGTTGTTGCTGCAGCATTCTGGCTCATGTCATGATTCTGCAAAAGTAACGGAATTAGTGAGTTGTTCAAATGCATTGACATGAATAAAGTGATTGTGATTATGAGTGCATTATTTAGGGTGTGGGAGGCTTACTGTAGGCTTCTCTTGCACAGCACTATTCTCAGCCAAACTTTCAGTCTGTGTTTGGCTTTGATCCTATGCAACATAGTTCAAACAAGGAAACAACATGGACAAATTAGtccttaaaaaaattaaaaggacaTCTTAACCACtgacaaaatttaaaatgtacGATCGATCCTACAATAACAGGGATACCTCTGGTTGAGGGCTGATTGTGATAGGGGAAGCTGCTCCAAGGGTTGTGTTTGCATCAGTCTTCttagcttttttcttttttggtttcCAATTTGGGTTGCTTGGTGCTCCCTTACATGTCTTGTAGTTGTGGCCTTTCTCATTGCACTTGCTGCATGT from Arachis stenosperma cultivar V10309 chromosome 9, arast.V10309.gnm1.PFL2, whole genome shotgun sequence encodes the following:
- the LOC130950366 gene encoding uncharacterized protein At4g04775-like, coding for MMSEGGSSCTRPGRGSSCAVAGGRDPDGVAPKCFCGVYAILYKSRTASNPNRMFFRCPFFKVKERCCRYFVWLDEHLKKIRAMESEVLGAVDDVGGVDIEDQVLRSQELEKKNSTGAKP